The candidate division WOR-3 bacterium genomic sequence AAAGGGCGACATCCAAGAACCAAAAGTTTTAAACGAAATGAAAAAATTACAAGAATTTATAAAATCACAAAAATACATTTATAATCCCCAGTCAATTGTGGATATTATAGAAGAAATGAATGATGTAATAGGAGAAGGCAAAAAAATTCCAGATAGCAAAGAAAAAATAGAAAATTTATGGTTTCTTATTGAGGGTCAAGAAATGATAGAACAATTAGTTTCTCAAGACAAGAAAGAAGCAATTATTCAAGCAACTATGTCAACTGTTGATAATCCAAGAGAAATGGACAAATTAGACAAGAACATTCAAGAATATATCAGCAAAAATACGGATTCTTCTATTATAACTATTGAGGTGACAGGAATACCATTTATCTATCAACACATGGATAGGGCTATTATTCGAAGTCAGTTATTGAGTTTAATTATCGCTATTATTTTTGTATTTATATGTATGATTCTTTTGCAGCGGTCATTTGTGGAGGGATTTATCGGGATTATTCCAATCGTACTTACTCTTTTAATTCTATTTGGTTTTATGGGGTTTTTACGAATCCCCTTGAACCTGGCAACAGTGCTTGTAGGTAGTATTTCCATTGGAATTGGAATTGATTACCCAATACACTTTACAAACCGCTTTCGCAAAGAATTTTTTAAAAATAGAAATGAAGCTGAAGCATTGAATACCACCCTAAACACAGTAGGCAAGGCAATATTAATCAATGTGTTAACTGTAACGATGGGCTTTTTAGTTTTAGTTATGAGTAATCTTGTCCCACTTCAACACCTTGGAATTCTTATAGCAATTACAATGCTAAGTTCTGGAACTGCTACTTTAACCATCTTACCAGCAATAATTCTTTTAACTAAAGAAAAATGGGTAAAATTATAAAAAGGGAGGTCAAAAATGAAAAAAATATTCTCAGTAAATCTATGTGTTTTAATTATAATAAGTAGTCTACCAATTAAAGCACAAGAAGAAAAACTAACTGCCTCTCAAATACTTGAGAAAGTCGATAATGTTGTTAACGCTCCAGAGGACCAGAGCTTAAAAGTAAAAATTATTCTTATTGACGAAAAGGGGATAGAAGAACGAGAAATAAGCATGCTTCAGAAAGGAAGTCACAAAAGATTAGTGAAATTTCTATCCCCCGCTTCTCAGAAGGGTATTGGTGTTCTTTCTCTTCCAAATGATATTATGTATTTATATCTACCAGCCTTCAAAAAAACAAGGCGAATTGCTTCCCATATAAAAAATACAAAATTCGCAGGGACTGATTTTACCTATGAAGATATGGAGGCGATAAGATATTCAGAAAAATACATACCAGAGCTACTTAAAAAAGAAGAAAATCATTTCATTCTTCAACTTAAACCTAAAGAAGGGGTCAAGACGGATTATTCGAAGTTGATTATGTGGGTGAGGTGCGATAACTTTTGCACAAGTAAAATTGAATATTATGATAAAGGAGAGAATCTCTATAAAGTTATGACAAATAAAAGAATTGAAACGGTAGGAAACTATTGGATATCCAGAGAATCCGAAATGGAAGATTTAAAAGCAAGGCATAAGACAATAATGATTTTAGAAGAGATAAAATTCGATTCAAAACTATCCGACGAAATTTTCACAGAACGTTATTTAAGTAGATAATAAAGGAGGTAAACAGAATGGTCTTTCGTATATGTTTAATAATAGAATTACTACTCCTTTGTCTTTTTTATCCTCTTCCTGGCCAAGAGAGTACATCACATAATGCTAAATGGAATGGCTATTTCCAAACCGATAACAGGATTCGTTTAAAAGGTAATAACGAATTTTCCTGGGAAGAATATAGGCTTAGTCTAAAAGGAGAGACTAATCCAGGAGAAAAAGCTCATTTTTACAGCGAAATCTGGCTCCGAACATTAGGTTTTTCAACACTGAAAAATAGTTCTGATTTGGGTAGTAAAGATAAAATTTCTCCTTTGAATTTAGAACTCCGGGAAGTATATATTGACTTTTACGGATTTCTTTTCAATAATCTTGATGTTCGGATTGGAAAGCAACGCATTGCATGGGGGGTAGCAGATAAGCTAAACCCAACCGATAATCTTAATCCAGATGATCTTGAAGATATCTGGGATTTCGGAAGACATTTGGGTTCTAATGGACTCAGATCTTCTTATTATCTTGGAGATTGGACATTTACAGGTGTTTATATTCCTCATTTTACGCCTAGTGTTTTACCACGAGGTAACTGGGCTTCTCTTTTCTCTTCTATTATACAATTACCTTCCGGGCTTGTTCTCAGAAATTCAACCGACACCATTATTATGCCAAAGAACAATCCTAAAGAAAGTTCTATAATGGGAGGTAAAATATCAAAAAATCTTTTTGATTATGATTTTTCTTTAAGTTATGTATATGGTAGAGATGATTTACCTTTAGCAAGAAAAGTGACATTTATCCCTACAGACACTCCAGGGGAAATAGATATTGCGACCGAACTAATCTATCCGAAAATCCAGATAGTAGGGATGGATTTTGCAGGAGCTTTGGGTAGTTTTGGAATTTGGGCTGAAGCGGCAGTATTTTTCCCTGAGAAAGTAAACCTAACGACAGATTTGTCCGCTCTAGGAATGGGTATACAAGAATCAATTGTTTTAGACGACAATCCTTATGTTAAATATGTTCTTGGGACAGATTACACTTTCAAAAATGGCATTTACATTAATATTCAGTATCTCCATGGCTTTATTCACGAAAGAGGAAAGGATAATCTGGAAGATTATTTTATGTTTGGAGTAGAAAGGAAGCTTTTAGATGATAAAATAAAAATAACTCCCTTAGCTGGGGGGATAGAAATAAAAGATTTAAAAGATATAAAAAACAACTACGCTCTTATTCTATCACCAGAAGCCACCTATTATCCTCTTGAGGATGCCGAAATTACTCTTGGAATCAGATGGATAGACGGTAAGAATACGACTAATTTTGGAAGAATAAAAGAAAATGATGAGCTATTTTTAAAAATTAAATATTATTTTTAAATATAAGGCTAACTTTTAGGAAATTTTTGATTCCAAACCTAAAGAGCAATATTTTTTCACTATACACTCACCGCATTTTCTTCTTCGGCAAAAATCTTTTCCTTGGCGAACTA encodes the following:
- a CDS encoding DUF1302 family protein, with the translated sequence MVFRICLIIELLLLCLFYPLPGQESTSHNAKWNGYFQTDNRIRLKGNNEFSWEEYRLSLKGETNPGEKAHFYSEIWLRTLGFSTLKNSSDLGSKDKISPLNLELREVYIDFYGFLFNNLDVRIGKQRIAWGVADKLNPTDNLNPDDLEDIWDFGRHLGSNGLRSSYYLGDWTFTGVYIPHFTPSVLPRGNWASLFSSIIQLPSGLVLRNSTDTIIMPKNNPKESSIMGGKISKNLFDYDFSLSYVYGRDDLPLARKVTFIPTDTPGEIDIATELIYPKIQIVGMDFAGALGSFGIWAEAAVFFPEKVNLTTDLSALGMGIQESIVLDDNPYVKYVLGTDYTFKNGIYINIQYLHGFIHERGKDNLEDYFMFGVERKLLDDKIKITPLAGGIEIKDLKDIKNNYALILSPEATYYPLEDAEITLGIRWIDGKNTTNFGRIKENDELFLKIKYYF
- a CDS encoding outer membrane lipoprotein-sorting protein; translated protein: MKKIFSVNLCVLIIISSLPIKAQEEKLTASQILEKVDNVVNAPEDQSLKVKIILIDEKGIEEREISMLQKGSHKRLVKFLSPASQKGIGVLSLPNDIMYLYLPAFKKTRRIASHIKNTKFAGTDFTYEDMEAIRYSEKYIPELLKKEENHFILQLKPKEGVKTDYSKLIMWVRCDNFCTSKIEYYDKGENLYKVMTNKRIETVGNYWISRESEMEDLKARHKTIMILEEIKFDSKLSDEIFTERYLSR